The Phlebotomus papatasi isolate M1 chromosome 3, Ppap_2.1, whole genome shotgun sequence genomic sequence cgcatttactattttatgattgtgctgtgcgtgattttaagcgcaattaccgttttatgattgatctgtgtgtgATTTCAAACGCACTTATCGTTTTATTATTGTGCTaggcgtgattttaagtgcaatACTAACCGtattatgattgagctgtgcgtaattttaagcgcattttccgttttatgattcacctgtgcgtaattttaagagtattttccgttttatgattgtgctgtgcgtgattctaagcgcatttaccgttttacgatAGCCatatgcgtgattttaagcgcatttaccgttttatgattgagctgtgcgtgattttaagcgcatttaccgttttatgattgacctgtgcgtgattttgagcgcatttactgttttatgattgtgctgtgcgtgattttaagcgcatttaccgttttatgatagacctatgcgtgattttaaccgcatttaccgttttatgattgacctgtgcgtaattttaagagtattttccgttttatgattgtgatGTGCGTGATtctaagcgcatttaccgttttacgatAGACatatgcgtgattttaagcgcatttaccgttttatgattgacctgtgcgtgattttgagcgcatttactgttttatgattgtgctgtgcgtgattttaagcgcatttaccgttttatgattcacctgtgcgtaattttaagtgcatttaccgttttatgattgacctgtgcatgattttgagcgcatttgctgttttatgattgagttgtgcgtgattttaagcgtattttccgttttatgattctgctgtgcgtgattttaagtgcatttaccgttttatgattgacctgtgcgtgattttgagcgcatttattgttttatgattgtgctgtgcgtgattttaagcgcatttaccgttttatgattgccctgtgcgtgattttgagcgcatttactgttttatgattgtgctgtgcgtgattttaagcgcaattaccgttttatgattgatctgtgtgtgATTTCAAACGCACTTATCGTTTTATTATTTTGCTaggcgtgattttaagtgcaatACTAACCGtattatgattgagctgtgcgtaattttaagcgcatttaccgttttatgattcacctgtgcgtaattttaagagtattttccgttttatgattgagctgtgcgtgattttaagcgcatttaccgttttatgattgatctgttcACATTTTTTAAGAACGATCTTAACCGCTTTTTTATTGTGATGTGCGTGCATTTAAGCACAATGTGAACCGTTTTATCATTGGGCTGGGCGTACTTGTGgtgttttttttaacccttttaaACTTCAGCTATATATAGCACAGGGTTAatcgttttatacttgaactgtacatgttttaaatattttttataccattTTGTTATTGATTTGcgtattttttctaaagatatCTGTGACTTTAAAACTTGTGTATAAAGTGTTTTTCTGTGACTTTAAAACTTTAAGGATAAGcgtgactttaaaatatttaattttaaaaattaagccttccaaaaattaacatttttttgttcatgATTGCATATAGTTCTTtatatatttgaaattcaatacatTGTTCTCTATATGGATGTTGGTTTTCTCCTAAAATGTCCCATTTCATTTCTTTCgcaaagttattaaaaaatcatactttgataaaattgattgaaaatatgaatattttaagctttaaatacatttgaccttgaaaaattacatgaaggaatgtttcaaggtcattggtatgtatgaacgaaatatccgcctggaGAACGTCTAAAACACATGTGACAATGAGAACTCTCGGATGAGTAGTTTTAGAAATATAccaaaaaaacacgttttttttagagaaaggGAGGGGTGGAGGAAAATGAAGATCTCAGTTAGATTCCCAAGGTTAACTTATAAGGGGGTtacccgaagaccccaagtcgctatttcTAACGCTCTGGCTGCTAGAgccaaaattatgaattttgatcTCCAACCCCACCCCCTGTAGCGGGGGCATCGATGCCAATCAAAGTTTTTTACTATCACCATTGTATTTGAGATGCcaaaattaggtaatatgcaaagttttatgAATGAACTCGCTGAAGAGTCCGATAACCTCTCTTATCAGTGTATTTTACAGTTTGACAACCAACTTTGATTTCACGAAGATGCCCGAATATTCGGCTTTGACAGCTTTGgccaccaaaaaaataaattgcctgttaaaatatttcaactagatattatttttcatttagaaaatGGTCTTCAGCAAAATTGTAGAGTAATAAAATTCCTATAAGAATGTTCTGATTACAAATCTCTTTAGTCTTACGGTAATCagcgaaaaaatataaattttccgtGTGGTGACTTTTTGTTGCAATCCGCTTTATTTTAATTGTCTCTAAACAAAGTATGTAAAAGAGTATTAAACGATATACTAATTTTAACAAAGTTAAGACTCATTGTTCTTAAAGGTTAGAGCCTGTTACAACCTTAATTCAGAACTATAAAGAAAAAGtattatattatcaataaaatgattcatataattagcaataaaataattcatattcacaatttagtaattcatttaataaagagaatttttaataaaatataaatataatataatatattacattataattaaaatattttcaatatattgTCAAATATACTGTTTTTTATTCTTCTGGTTGAAAATACTATTGCTAATTTAATccataaaagattttttgttggccggattaaaaaattgaagtgaaaactttattttctcatgccaaaatgcaaaatatgtgTAAATTGCATAGAATGAGACAGTGGAATTGTCCACCGACATTTCCAGACATTTCCTTGgtagtctttttttctttcctatttGGTTTGTTTATAGGGTTATTTGACATTTCCCcatattttggtggaaaaatgtAAAGATTCgaaaataattgataatttACTAATTAAGCATTATAAAACGTGATCCAGTGTATTATTTTGTTAGTGAAATGTTTTGTGAATGCGATAATGGGTCAATGTTGGATTCTAATTCAggtatttcacatttttcaggGATTTTGACTAGTCAATATAAATTGGCTCCAAACTTATCTCACAGTGTTTGTTAGGAAAAAGTATTTAGACtaaaatctagtatatttatccctcttcaTAAGGCATTCAGTCTTATACATAAGGCACTccttaattttgaataatatcgtGTAACAGTTACAAGTGCAGAAAAATCCCATTTGAACGTGAGTGCGAGTGAGACGGAAGAGGCTTCAACTCCGGAGGCCTCATGCCGGGGGGTAGTTTGTAACCATCgacaagaatcggatttatatcaactctgaataattaaaaaaaacattgtttttcactgaatattcatatgctgcttttgGGTattcagagtcccaaaagagacgaaagagttaagattaATGATGGCATCGATTGTCTCTAAAATTCCTAGTCCTATTAAGATTCCAATCCACTTACCCTCAGAACTTTGGCAGAATTGCAGTCGCAGTGGAGTTTGTTGCCCTCAAAGTATAGCATTTTTCCTCGTGGATTCTTATCCAGGGTGTTTGAGAGCAAGTAGATTGGGATTGATTTGAGTTTGTTCTTTCTCAGAGACAAAACTTCAAATTCCTCAATGAAGGACGTCCCCTCGAGATCTAAGAGTGACGAGATCTGATTGTTGTCTGCATATAgacgaattatttgctgataaGTTGGATTGACATTGAGGGCTGATAAGCTCgtgatctatttttttttgttttgtagaAAAAGGAAAGAGAAAATATAGTTTCGTGAAACATTAGCAAGTTGCATGAAACTTACATTGTTGCATGAAACATTGAGGGAATAGGTATTGGCGGGAAGTTTCTCTGGTAATTCCGTAAGATGACTGTTGGAGCAATCGACTTTAGCTGAGAAAATCAGCAAAGGGATTCCATCCTCATCATTTTGTTGCTCATAGTTCATCCTCTCGACTTCGCACTTGCAATCTGTGGGACATTCTGACTGCAACTGCTTCATGCGGTACAATTGCCTCAGTGGAACGCTATCCGTTGAATTGAACCAGTTGAAAGTTTGATTTGTGAGGCAATAGGTTTTATCTGGTTCCACAAAATTCAACTCCAGTCCTCCCTTATCAATTGTCTCACTCACAGATTTACACAGCATATCCTTATTCCCTCGAATATCAATGGTTAAATTGGTTTCTTTATTGATGTTAGGAATTGTGGAGAGATTGTTGTAGGAAATGTCCAGGACTTGCAATTGCATGAGATTTTTGAAGCCACGCGGTTGAATCTCATTGAGATTGTTATTGGATACATTGAAGCATTTTGTTgcagaaaattttgtaaattctcGCGTGATTCGTTTGAGTGTACCGTCCGTGATGGAGATGGAGTCAAAGAGCTTCCAGAATCCATTGGAAATGTCCAATTCTTCAAGACTGGCATTGCGCACATGGATATTTTTCCAATGTTCTGAAGAATCTGGCTCCTGGCACGATGTGATATTTGTCAAATTGGTCACATTGCAGCAGATTAGAGATCGTGGAATTACTGGATGCAGACGGCATTCACAGTTGGCAACTTGGTATTTTGGATCGTGAATCAGTGAATCGGAACACATTTCGGGAGTTGCGTAGAAACATGGACCATTTTGTGGGGGATACATTAGCTCAGAAGTGGCTGAAGTTGAGGCAATCACAGTGGATTCTGTGGTGACCATTTGATTGGGTACTGCAGGTTCTTCGGGTATTCTGGCCATTAGCATTGGCAGGCAGAACCACGCCAAAGCAAACACAAACACCTGCCGACAATTCTCCATTCTAGCACAGAAGAGTAAACATAAAGTTGTTAGTAAAGGCTTTTGTAGATGTCTTAAAGAATCGTCGCTTATGTTAGCAAATGGCCAACTcgttttaaaaatctttttgttaaataaaggtgaatttttcacttttatatatttttttctttgcaaaatcAACATTGGGAGCGATAACTCTAAAAGagatttgtcaaattaacaagaaaagtttgtcaaaaaattgatcttccatacagaatatggtaaagttttgtcaaattggtaaacaacatccttttgttTGAATAACATAACTCTTTTCAGAGTACAGAA encodes the following:
- the LOC129806342 gene encoding protein halfway isoform X1, whose translation is MSKCDRGRHEREKTNEMDSERVPGRKRRETLRGNHTNHMKRMENCRQVFVFALAWFCLPMLMARIPEEPAVPNQMVTTESTVIASTSATSELMYPPQNGPCFYATPEMCSDSLIHDPKYQVANCECRLHPVIPRSLICCNVTNLTNITSCQEPDSSEHWKNIHVRNASLEELDISNGFWKLFDSISITDGTLKRITREFTKFSATKCFNVSNNNLNEIQPRGFKNLMQLQVLDISYNNLSTIPNINKETNLTIDIRGNKDMLCKSVSETIDKGGLELNFVEPDKTYCLTNQTFNWFNSTDSVPLRQLYRMKQLQSECPTDCKCEVERMNYEQQNDEDGIPLLIFSAKVDCSNSHLTELPEKLPANTYSLNVSCNNITSLSALNVNPTYQQIIRLYADNNQISSLLDLEGTSFIEEFEVLSLRKNKLKSIPIYLLSNTLDKNPRGKMLYFEGNKLHCDCNSAKVLRLWLLARQNHIKDWDQILCENMPQIVVDLSEMKLCQSQHDWTDYIYYLIAAEIFLLGALVFKVSYDYWVFKTAGYLPWPASKMPKLPCDWLCES
- the LOC129806342 gene encoding protein halfway isoform X2 → MENCRQVFVFALAWFCLPMLMARIPEEPAVPNQMVTTESTVIASTSATSELMYPPQNGPCFYATPEMCSDSLIHDPKYQVANCECRLHPVIPRSLICCNVTNLTNITSCQEPDSSEHWKNIHVRNASLEELDISNGFWKLFDSISITDGTLKRITREFTKFSATKCFNVSNNNLNEIQPRGFKNLMQLQVLDISYNNLSTIPNINKETNLTIDIRGNKDMLCKSVSETIDKGGLELNFVEPDKTYCLTNQTFNWFNSTDSVPLRQLYRMKQLQSECPTDCKCEVERMNYEQQNDEDGIPLLIFSAKVDCSNSHLTELPEKLPANTYSLNVSCNNITSLSALNVNPTYQQIIRLYADNNQISSLLDLEGTSFIEEFEVLSLRKNKLKSIPIYLLSNTLDKNPRGKMLYFEGNKLHCDCNSAKVLRLWLLARQNHIKDWDQILCENMPQIVVDLSEMKLCQSQHDWTDYIYYLIAAEIFLLGALVFKVSYDYWVFKTAGYLPWPASKMPKLPCDWLCES